From Lagenorhynchus albirostris chromosome 10, mLagAlb1.1, whole genome shotgun sequence, the proteins below share one genomic window:
- the MED20 gene encoding mediator of RNA polymerase II transcription subunit 20, which translates to MGVTCVSQMPVAEGKSVQQTVELLTRKLEMLGAEKQGTFCVDCETYHTAASTLGSQGQAGKLMYVMHNSEYPLSCFALFENGPCLVADTNFDVLMVKLKGFFQSAKASKIETRGTRYQYCDFLVKVGTVTMGPSARGISVEVEYGPCVVASDCWSLLLEFLQSFLGSHTPGAPTVFGNRHDAVYSPADTMVQYMELFNKIRKQQQVPVAGIR; encoded by the exons ATGGGAGTGACTTG TGTGTCCCAGATGCCCGTGGCCGAGGGCAAGAGTGTCCAGCAGACCGTGGAGCTCCTCACCCGGAAATTGGAGATGCTTGGAGCAGAGAAGCAAGGAACATTTTGTGTGGACTGTGAGACCTACCACACGGCTGCCTCTACCCTTGGCAGCCAAG GTCAGGCCGGGAAGCTGATGTATGTGATGCACAATTCCGAGTACCCTTTGAGCTGCTTCGCCCTCTTTGAGAACGGCCCTTGCCTTGTTGCTGACACCAACTTTGATGTGCTCATGGTGAAGCTCAAGGGCTTTTTCCAGAGTGCCAAGGCCAGCAAGATTGAGACCCGGGGCACCCGCTACCAGTACTGTGACTTCCTAGTGAAGGTGGGCACGGTTACAATGGGGCCCAGTGCCCGAGGCATCTCCGTGGAG GTGGAGTATGGCCCCTGTGTGGTAGCTAGCGACTGCTGGAGCCTACTGCTCGAGTTCCTGCAGAGCTTTCTAGGCAGCCACaccccaggggctcccactgtGTTTGGGAACAGGCACGACGCTGTCTACAGCCCAGCAGACACCATGGTCCAGTACATGGAACTCTTCAACAAGATCCGCAAGCAGCAGCAGGTGCCGGTGGCGGGGATCCGTTAG
- the BYSL gene encoding bystin isoform X1 → MPKLKAARGAGGQEKHAPLAEQILARDAVRAGAREKRRGRGTGEEEEEYVGPRLTRRILQQARQQQEELEAEHGTGGRPAAPRERTTRLGVPQDGSDDEEWPTLEKAATMTGPDYHAEVVVDPEDERAIEMFMNKNPPARRTLADIIMEKLTEKQTEVETVMSEVSGFPVPQLDPRVLEVYRGVREVLSKYRSGKLPKAFKIIPALSNWEQILYITEPEAWTAAAMYQATRIFASNLKERMAQRFYNLVLLPRVRDDIAEYKRLNFHLYMALKKALFKPGAWFKGILIPLCESGTCTLREAIIVGSIITKCSIPVLHSSAAMLKIAEMEYSGATSIFLRLLLDKKYALPYRVLDALVFHFLGFRTEKRELPVLWHQCLLTLVQRYKADLATEQKEALLELLRLQPHPLLSPEIRRELQSAIPRDVEDVPITME, encoded by the exons ATGCCCAAATTGAAAGCGGCTCGCGGGGCCGGGGGTCAGGAAAAGCATGCGCCCCTGGCCGAGCAAATCCTGGCTAGGGACGCGGTGCGGGCAGGGGCCCGGGAAAAGCGACGGGGTCGTGGAAccggagaagaggaggaagagtacGTGGGGCCCCGGCTGACCCGACGGATTTTGCAGCAAGCGCGGCAACAGCAAGAGGAGCTCGAGGCCGAGCATGGGACCGGGGGCAGGCCCGCGGCGCCGCGGGAGCGCACCACGCGGCTGG GAGTGCCACAGGATGGATCAGATGACGAGGAGTGGCCCACTCTGGAGAAGGCTGCCACCATGACAGGGCCAGACTACCACGCGGAGGTGGTTGTGGACCCCGAGGATGAGCGGGCCATTGAGATGTTCATGAACAAGAACCCTCCTGCCAG aCGCACCCTAGCTGACATCATCATGGAGAAGTTAACTGAGAAGCAGACGGAAGTCGAGACGGTCATGTCCGAGGTGTCAGGCTTCCCTGTGCCCCAGCTGGACCCCCGGGTCCTGGAGGTCTACAGAGGGGTCCGGGAG GTGTTGTCTAAGTACCGCAGTGGGAAACTGCCCAAGGCATTTAAGATCATCCCTGCCCTCTCCAACTGGGAGCAAATCCTCTACATCACAGAGCCTGAGGCCTGGACCGCTGCTGCCATGTACCAAGCCACGAG GATTTTCGCCTCTAACCTAAAGGAACGTATGGCCCAGCGCTTCTATAACCTGGTCCTGCTCCCCCGGGTGCGAGATGACATTGCTGAGTACAAGCGACTCAACTTCCACCTCTACATGGCACTGAAGAAGGCTCTATTCAAGCCTGGAGCCTGGTTTAAAG gcaTCCTGATCCCGCTGTGCGAGTCGGGCACCTGTACCCTCCGGGAAGCCATCATCGTGGGCAGCATCATCACCAAGTGCTCCATCCCTGTGTTGCACTCCAG TGCAGCCATGCTGAAAATCGCAGAGATGGAGTACAGCGGTGCCACCAGCATcttcctgaggctgctgctggATAAGAAGTACGCGTTGCCCTACCGGGTGCTGGACGCCTTGGTCTTCCACTTCCTGGGTTTCCGGACGGAGAAGCGTGAGCTGCCCGTGCTCTGGCACCAGTGCCTCCTGACTTTGGTCCAGCGCTACAAGGCTGACCTGGCCACAGAGCAGAAGGAGGCCCTCCTGGAACTGCTTCGGCTGCAGCCCCATCCCCTGCTGTCCCCCGAGATCAGGCGTGAGCTTCAGAGTGCCATCCCCCGAGATGTAGAAGACGTTCCCATCACCATGGAGTGA
- the BYSL gene encoding bystin isoform X2 — MTGPDYHAEVVVDPEDERAIEMFMNKNPPARRTLADIIMEKLTEKQTEVETVMSEVSGFPVPQLDPRVLEVYRGVREVLSKYRSGKLPKAFKIIPALSNWEQILYITEPEAWTAAAMYQATRIFASNLKERMAQRFYNLVLLPRVRDDIAEYKRLNFHLYMALKKALFKPGAWFKGILIPLCESGTCTLREAIIVGSIITKCSIPVLHSSAAMLKIAEMEYSGATSIFLRLLLDKKYALPYRVLDALVFHFLGFRTEKRELPVLWHQCLLTLVQRYKADLATEQKEALLELLRLQPHPLLSPEIRRELQSAIPRDVEDVPITME; from the exons ATGACAGGGCCAGACTACCACGCGGAGGTGGTTGTGGACCCCGAGGATGAGCGGGCCATTGAGATGTTCATGAACAAGAACCCTCCTGCCAG aCGCACCCTAGCTGACATCATCATGGAGAAGTTAACTGAGAAGCAGACGGAAGTCGAGACGGTCATGTCCGAGGTGTCAGGCTTCCCTGTGCCCCAGCTGGACCCCCGGGTCCTGGAGGTCTACAGAGGGGTCCGGGAG GTGTTGTCTAAGTACCGCAGTGGGAAACTGCCCAAGGCATTTAAGATCATCCCTGCCCTCTCCAACTGGGAGCAAATCCTCTACATCACAGAGCCTGAGGCCTGGACCGCTGCTGCCATGTACCAAGCCACGAG GATTTTCGCCTCTAACCTAAAGGAACGTATGGCCCAGCGCTTCTATAACCTGGTCCTGCTCCCCCGGGTGCGAGATGACATTGCTGAGTACAAGCGACTCAACTTCCACCTCTACATGGCACTGAAGAAGGCTCTATTCAAGCCTGGAGCCTGGTTTAAAG gcaTCCTGATCCCGCTGTGCGAGTCGGGCACCTGTACCCTCCGGGAAGCCATCATCGTGGGCAGCATCATCACCAAGTGCTCCATCCCTGTGTTGCACTCCAG TGCAGCCATGCTGAAAATCGCAGAGATGGAGTACAGCGGTGCCACCAGCATcttcctgaggctgctgctggATAAGAAGTACGCGTTGCCCTACCGGGTGCTGGACGCCTTGGTCTTCCACTTCCTGGGTTTCCGGACGGAGAAGCGTGAGCTGCCCGTGCTCTGGCACCAGTGCCTCCTGACTTTGGTCCAGCGCTACAAGGCTGACCTGGCCACAGAGCAGAAGGAGGCCCTCCTGGAACTGCTTCGGCTGCAGCCCCATCCCCTGCTGTCCCCCGAGATCAGGCGTGAGCTTCAGAGTGCCATCCCCCGAGATGTAGAAGACGTTCCCATCACCATGGAGTGA